One Fuerstiella marisgermanici DNA window includes the following coding sequences:
- a CDS encoding SGNH/GDSL hydrolase family protein yields MMMKKYMCLALLVICFAFSHALGDDAFPLKAKRVLFLGDSITNAGHYVSDIETQLRLQVISPLPEIINIGLSSETCSGLSEPDHPFPRPDVHERLDRALDKARPDVVVACYGMNDGIYYPFSEERFAAYKAGVRKLVNKVHTSGAKIVLMTPPPFDPSPLKGKEGKLLPAGAEKYAWFAIYENYDDVIQRYAEWVMQNDAGADMVVNVHQPISDFLKEQRERDPGFSMANDGVHMDARGHRVMAKAILNAWGLDSWKEPSPELQKLVQQRERVLHAAWLSHIGHKRPGVKEGLPLADAVANAAELDAKITPLVPAGK; encoded by the coding sequence ATGATGATGAAAAAATATATGTGCCTTGCGCTGCTGGTGATCTGCTTTGCTTTCAGCCATGCGCTGGGCGACGACGCATTTCCTTTGAAGGCGAAACGTGTCTTGTTTCTTGGTGATTCCATCACCAACGCGGGGCACTATGTTTCCGACATTGAAACTCAGCTTCGTCTTCAGGTTATTTCGCCGCTGCCTGAGATCATCAATATCGGGTTGTCCAGCGAAACCTGTAGCGGACTGTCCGAACCGGACCACCCGTTTCCGCGACCGGACGTACATGAACGTCTTGACCGAGCCCTTGACAAGGCCAGGCCCGACGTCGTGGTCGCCTGCTACGGTATGAATGACGGGATTTATTACCCGTTTAGCGAAGAGCGTTTTGCGGCTTACAAGGCAGGCGTTCGCAAACTCGTAAACAAAGTGCATACGAGTGGCGCGAAGATTGTTCTGATGACGCCACCGCCATTCGATCCTAGTCCGCTGAAGGGCAAGGAAGGCAAGCTGCTTCCCGCGGGGGCCGAAAAGTATGCGTGGTTTGCGATCTACGAAAACTATGACGACGTCATTCAGCGATACGCGGAATGGGTCATGCAAAACGACGCCGGTGCTGACATGGTCGTCAACGTCCATCAACCGATTTCAGACTTTCTGAAGGAGCAGCGGGAGCGGGACCCCGGTTTTTCGATGGCTAATGATGGCGTCCACATGGATGCGCGAGGACACCGTGTGATGGCAAAGGCAATATTGAATGCCTGGGGCCTGGATTCGTGGAAGGAACCATCGCCTGAGTTACAGAAGCTGGTGCAACAACGCGAACGAGTACTCCACGCCGCATGGCTGTCTCACATTGGCCACAAGCGACCGGGCGTGAAAGAGGGGCTGCCGCTGGCAGATGCTGTTGCCAATGCGGCTGAACTGGATGCGAAGATAACGCCACTGGTGCCAGCGGGAAAATGA
- a CDS encoding sulfatase-like hydrolase/transferase, which translates to MKTVFAVLTVSLIPLTAIAQDRPNVLFIAIDDLRPELACYGGPQVRTPHLDELAAQGMRFDRAYCQVPVCGASRASLMTGILPTANRFRNYTTRADKDASGAATLPETFKKAGYTTLSNGKIFHFRDDSEDQSWSERAWRPGGGSLKSYDPATTERLSASKKRGRIYEAPDVADNAYADGLVAEKSIKDLRRLQQAGKPFFLACGFVRPHMPFYAPKRYWDLYQRDHVDIADNRYRPRDAPKELAGSGEFRSYHLADFDVDSEDFHRLMRHGYMASVSYVDKLVGDVLAELQRLELDGKTIVVVWGDHGWHLGEHNFWGKHNTMHLATRVPLIIKVPGRKAGATEALVETSDIYPTLCSLADIGIPETVQGRSFATLFDHPEQTFREGVYSRIRSGDAIITDRFTYTAYNGGESEMLYDLKKDPGENENVAEKPEYAETVSVMKSLLKQRQSEAASAKIMAATSAKPKKPIKPDLEQKKVPQKQQAAQKPKTETAVGYGVNVPTPTHSGVAYGSHQRHVLDFWQAASDKPTPLVMVIHGGGWTGGSKERLSRFADVPALLQAGISVAAINYRLMKHSQDVEPPVKAPLHDAARALQFLRSKAGEWNIDKTRIGAAGGSAGACSSLWLAYHDDLADPDSSDPIARESTRLWCVAVNAPQTTLDPEQMKAWTPNSRYGGHAFGKKNFAQFLADRESILPWIAEYSPYALVSRDDPPACLFYGKPPAMGEAQKDPTHSANFGIGLQKHCRELGVDCEVVYPGASEAKYKTPTEFHIATLKQEEKP; encoded by the coding sequence ATGAAAACTGTCTTTGCAGTACTAACCGTTTCATTGATTCCGTTGACCGCAATCGCTCAGGACAGACCAAACGTCCTCTTCATTGCCATCGACGATCTGCGGCCCGAGTTGGCGTGTTATGGTGGGCCGCAGGTGCGGACTCCGCATCTGGATGAACTTGCTGCGCAGGGCATGCGTTTTGATCGTGCCTATTGCCAGGTACCGGTTTGCGGGGCCTCCCGTGCCAGTCTGATGACCGGCATTCTGCCGACAGCAAATCGCTTCCGGAACTACACCACTCGCGCCGACAAGGATGCTTCCGGTGCGGCGACTTTGCCGGAGACCTTTAAGAAGGCGGGCTACACAACGCTTTCCAACGGCAAGATCTTTCATTTCCGTGACGATTCTGAAGATCAAAGCTGGAGTGAACGTGCCTGGCGACCGGGCGGCGGATCTTTAAAGAGTTATGACCCGGCCACTACGGAAAGGCTGTCGGCAAGTAAGAAACGCGGGCGGATTTACGAGGCCCCGGACGTGGCGGACAATGCGTACGCAGATGGGCTGGTTGCTGAAAAGAGCATTAAAGATTTGCGGCGTCTTCAGCAGGCAGGCAAGCCATTCTTTCTGGCCTGTGGCTTCGTTCGTCCACACATGCCTTTCTACGCGCCAAAGAGATATTGGGACCTTTACCAAAGAGATCACGTCGACATCGCTGACAACCGTTACCGTCCCAGGGATGCCCCGAAGGAACTTGCCGGAAGTGGCGAGTTTCGCTCTTACCATCTTGCTGACTTCGATGTCGATTCGGAAGACTTTCATCGCCTGATGCGTCACGGTTACATGGCCAGTGTGAGCTATGTCGACAAGCTTGTGGGGGACGTGCTGGCCGAGTTGCAGCGTCTTGAACTGGACGGCAAGACTATTGTCGTCGTCTGGGGCGATCACGGTTGGCATCTGGGCGAACACAATTTCTGGGGCAAACACAACACCATGCACCTGGCGACTCGAGTGCCATTGATCATCAAAGTGCCCGGCAGAAAGGCTGGCGCGACAGAGGCCCTGGTCGAGACCAGCGACATCTATCCGACTCTTTGCTCGCTGGCCGACATCGGAATTCCGGAAACCGTGCAGGGCCGCAGCTTTGCCACCCTTTTCGATCATCCCGAACAAACATTTCGAGAGGGCGTTTACAGTCGCATTCGTTCTGGTGATGCAATCATCACCGACCGATTCACCTATACCGCTTACAACGGCGGCGAATCGGAAATGCTGTATGACCTTAAGAAGGATCCGGGCGAGAACGAAAACGTAGCCGAGAAACCGGAATACGCAGAAACGGTATCGGTGATGAAGAGCCTGCTGAAGCAACGGCAAAGCGAAGCAGCCAGCGCAAAGATCATGGCCGCAACGTCAGCAAAACCGAAGAAGCCCATTAAGCCTGACCTAGAACAGAAGAAGGTTCCTCAGAAGCAGCAGGCGGCTCAGAAGCCAAAGACCGAAACGGCTGTGGGTTACGGAGTTAATGTCCCCACGCCCACGCATTCCGGTGTAGCGTACGGCTCGCACCAGCGGCATGTTCTCGACTTCTGGCAGGCGGCATCCGATAAGCCCACTCCGCTGGTCATGGTGATTCATGGCGGTGGCTGGACCGGCGGCAGCAAAGAGCGGCTTAGTCGTTTCGCCGATGTACCAGCGTTGTTGCAGGCGGGTATCTCCGTTGCCGCCATCAACTACCGGCTGATGAAGCATTCGCAGGATGTTGAGCCACCAGTGAAAGCGCCGCTGCATGATGCGGCCCGAGCCCTGCAGTTTCTACGCAGCAAGGCGGGCGAATGGAACATCGATAAAACGCGTATCGGTGCCGCAGGTGGTTCTGCGGGCGCTTGTTCCAGTCTTTGGCTGGCCTACCATGATGATCTGGCCGATCCAGATAGCTCGGACCCGATTGCGCGCGAATCCACGCGGCTTTGGTGTGTCGCTGTAAACGCGCCTCAGACGACACTCGACCCCGAACAAATGAAAGCCTGGACGCCGAATAGCCGCTACGGGGGACACGCCTTCGGGAAAAAGAACTTCGCCCAGTTTCTGGCAGACCGGGAAAGCATCCTTCCGTGGATTGCTGAGTACTCGCCCTATGCACTTGTGAGTCGCGACGATCCGCCTGCTTGCTTGTTTTATGGTAAGCCTCCTGCCATGGGAGAAGCCCAGAAAGATCCGACCCACAGCGCCAACTTTGGCATCGGCCTTCAGAAACACTGCAGGGAACTCGGTGTTGACTGCGAAGTCGTGTACCCCGGTGCATCAGAGGCGAAGTACAAGACCCCCACCGAATTTCACATCGCAACACTCAAGCAGGAAGAGAAGCCGTGA
- a CDS encoding N(4)-(beta-N-acetylglucosaminyl)-L-asparaginase codes for MISRRQFVGTTALVASGGMSTLAEQKQAMNRPVVISTWRHGLAANEAAWKILYKGGRALDAVEAGVCVSESDPNVSSVGVGGLPDASGEVTLDACIMGGNGDCGSVAYLKDIEHPISVARMVMEKTPHVMMVGEGAKQFALANGMKEKKLLTPSATDEWKKWKSEHPDAIKHREINIENHDTIGLVAIDAAGNLSGACTTSGLAWKLPGRVGDSPIIGAGLYVDNEVGAASATGVGEAVIRAVGSFLVVELMRQGNSPQDACRLATERVIEKNPDWREFQVGFIAINKLGQVGGYCIQPDFDYAVHDKQSGNRMVKAPSRLPAK; via the coding sequence ATGATTTCCAGACGCCAATTCGTAGGGACGACTGCCTTGGTCGCTTCCGGAGGAATGAGTACTTTGGCTGAACAGAAACAAGCCATGAATCGCCCCGTTGTGATATCCACATGGCGACACGGCCTCGCCGCCAATGAAGCTGCATGGAAGATTCTTTACAAAGGTGGTCGAGCACTTGACGCTGTCGAGGCAGGAGTTTGCGTGAGCGAGTCGGACCCGAACGTGTCGAGCGTTGGTGTGGGTGGACTCCCCGACGCATCGGGCGAGGTAACTCTGGACGCGTGCATCATGGGTGGAAATGGTGACTGCGGATCAGTTGCGTACCTGAAAGACATTGAGCATCCGATCTCGGTCGCTCGCATGGTGATGGAAAAGACTCCGCACGTCATGATGGTGGGCGAGGGGGCAAAACAATTCGCACTGGCCAATGGGATGAAAGAAAAGAAACTGCTCACACCCAGTGCGACGGACGAGTGGAAGAAATGGAAATCCGAGCACCCGGATGCCATCAAGCACCGAGAGATCAACATCGAAAACCATGACACGATCGGTTTGGTTGCGATCGACGCGGCCGGCAACTTATCTGGTGCCTGCACAACCAGTGGGCTCGCCTGGAAGTTGCCGGGCCGAGTTGGCGATTCACCGATCATCGGCGCGGGGCTTTATGTTGACAACGAAGTCGGCGCTGCCAGCGCGACGGGTGTTGGCGAAGCGGTGATTCGAGCCGTCGGCAGCTTCCTTGTCGTGGAACTCATGCGGCAGGGGAACTCGCCACAGGACGCCTGCCGCCTGGCGACGGAGCGTGTCATCGAGAAGAACCCCGACTGGAGAGAATTTCAGGTTGGCTTTATTGCGATCAACAAACTCGGCCAGGTGGGCGGCTACTGCATTCAACCTGACTTCGACTACGCTGTTCACGACAAGCAAAGTGGAAATCGCATGGTGAAGGCACCGAGTCGCCTGCCCGCGAAGTAG
- a CDS encoding O-antigen ligase family protein, producing the protein MKTFGALLGVCAACIAAVTVVAVPWLLGGVVPLARVILLTGAVLAGVLSVLAQLCSGKTPQSLPIVMVPLAALALLGMWQLRPANQDPAANLQHTLTQTPADMVINANPAASFIPADTRSMAATLLGTAILSLVVFNHVRTRRSLILASALIAVNAITLTVIGFTQLFHGSRFSLNEFWTLSRGAPFATFVNPNNAAGWLCLSFSIVTGWLAFQLKAASTDDRQRIGKLKIPLWERCWQRSIQFLADLNIWQVLAFVAVAFLGAGVAATRSRGGILALVIGSVLTLVAHSSIKRLPLVALVLAVGGAGIYGLLNSLEMDESVLAEMRTLEDLDEAAGSRPQHWLDSLQAVRDAPLTGTGLGSYRSATLPYQTQPTNMWFQNADNYFVDVIVEGGLVGFLLFLSIGACALITGVAGWRQSRKRMAPSANDAPRISRRLTSAAGTTVVLATLTQTVSGLFDFGIGMPAAIVLFIVIVSAAAGLFDAAEPSARVMRSGSIVCGRPVVIAVQLCLVCATAAFIPDQKAAAEIDPLIVSGKKLLVRPVTTEKLDAVPANRKLLTATMRLRPDDPEGWRMLWKLASAEFRWNVLLKGQGDAIRDAKQFDTQWRKTSIFWLANELAKTAAQDPAAAKQTRIQLRPILLDAGLPVILRSLQQRFPIMPNVAAARAELAVLVGDDVLFEQQVAQARFVEPSNPDVTFRLGQLALNQGKHELAVQLWQTCVLQSNRYRGVILIQARTHWSEDEAMTMFGPNTYAESVLSARTCNDSKLRAKLFDRAESLWPSVEDASIDEIASLRAVHLSATKRPDEAIEWLEGFVKQSANSDRIEIRKQLAQLQQQQSKFADALQQWRAVLYLDPNDAQARAAITKLQSMKSPE; encoded by the coding sequence ATGAAAACGTTCGGGGCACTTTTAGGAGTTTGCGCCGCGTGCATTGCGGCCGTAACCGTGGTAGCCGTCCCCTGGCTTTTGGGCGGCGTCGTTCCACTGGCTCGCGTCATTCTGCTAACAGGCGCGGTGCTCGCCGGGGTGCTGTCAGTTCTGGCTCAACTGTGTTCCGGGAAGACTCCTCAGTCACTCCCGATTGTCATGGTTCCGCTTGCGGCACTCGCACTACTTGGCATGTGGCAGTTGCGGCCCGCCAATCAGGATCCGGCAGCCAACCTGCAACACACACTGACGCAAACGCCGGCCGACATGGTAATCAATGCCAACCCGGCGGCGTCGTTTATCCCGGCCGACACTCGTTCGATGGCCGCCACGCTGTTGGGCACGGCCATTCTATCGCTTGTGGTCTTCAACCATGTTCGTACCCGCCGATCGCTAATATTGGCGAGTGCGCTGATTGCAGTGAATGCGATTACGCTCACGGTAATCGGATTCACGCAATTGTTTCACGGGAGCCGGTTCTCGTTAAATGAATTTTGGACACTCAGCCGAGGCGCACCGTTCGCAACGTTCGTGAACCCGAATAACGCTGCTGGCTGGCTGTGTCTGAGCTTTTCGATCGTTACGGGTTGGCTTGCGTTTCAGCTGAAGGCGGCATCCACAGATGACCGTCAGCGAATTGGCAAGCTGAAGATTCCTTTGTGGGAGCGATGTTGGCAGCGATCGATTCAGTTTCTAGCCGACCTCAACATCTGGCAGGTGTTGGCCTTCGTCGCCGTCGCGTTTCTGGGCGCGGGCGTCGCGGCGACTCGGTCACGTGGCGGAATACTGGCACTGGTCATCGGCAGCGTGCTGACGTTAGTAGCTCACTCTTCCATCAAAAGGCTGCCGCTGGTTGCGCTGGTGTTGGCCGTCGGGGGAGCAGGAATTTACGGCCTGCTGAACTCCCTGGAAATGGACGAAAGCGTGCTCGCCGAAATGCGAACGCTGGAGGATCTTGACGAAGCAGCGGGGAGTCGGCCGCAGCATTGGCTGGATTCGCTCCAGGCCGTTCGAGATGCACCACTCACAGGTACGGGACTGGGCAGCTACCGATCGGCCACGCTGCCATATCAGACACAGCCTACAAATATGTGGTTTCAGAACGCAGACAACTACTTCGTCGATGTGATTGTTGAAGGTGGCCTGGTGGGCTTCCTGCTTTTCCTGTCGATTGGAGCCTGCGCTTTGATCACTGGAGTCGCCGGGTGGAGACAAAGTCGCAAACGAATGGCTCCGTCCGCTAACGATGCGCCTCGAATTTCGCGGCGACTGACTTCCGCCGCTGGCACAACCGTCGTACTGGCGACCCTTACACAAACCGTATCCGGCCTGTTCGATTTCGGAATCGGCATGCCCGCAGCGATTGTGCTGTTTATTGTTATCGTGTCTGCTGCGGCGGGACTGTTCGATGCCGCTGAACCATCGGCGCGAGTGATGAGATCCGGATCCATTGTGTGTGGTCGGCCTGTCGTGATCGCGGTGCAACTGTGTCTTGTATGCGCCACGGCCGCGTTTATTCCTGATCAAAAGGCCGCAGCCGAGATCGACCCACTTATTGTCAGCGGAAAAAAGCTGCTGGTCCGACCTGTGACTACCGAAAAACTGGACGCTGTTCCTGCAAACCGCAAGCTTCTGACGGCCACCATGCGTTTGAGGCCTGACGACCCGGAGGGTTGGCGCATGTTGTGGAAGCTTGCCAGCGCTGAATTTCGTTGGAATGTTCTATTGAAAGGGCAGGGCGATGCCATTCGTGACGCCAAACAGTTTGACACTCAATGGCGAAAAACGTCCATTTTCTGGCTCGCCAACGAACTGGCAAAGACCGCTGCTCAGGATCCGGCAGCAGCGAAGCAGACTCGAATTCAGCTTCGCCCAATTCTGCTGGACGCGGGTCTTCCGGTGATCTTGCGCAGTCTGCAGCAACGGTTTCCGATCATGCCCAACGTTGCCGCAGCGAGAGCCGAATTGGCGGTGCTTGTTGGAGATGATGTGCTGTTTGAGCAGCAGGTGGCCCAGGCCAGGTTCGTTGAACCGTCTAACCCGGACGTCACATTTCGCCTGGGGCAACTGGCGTTGAATCAGGGAAAACACGAACTAGCTGTGCAACTGTGGCAGACCTGCGTGCTGCAATCGAACCGATATCGCGGTGTCATCTTAATCCAAGCTCGAACGCATTGGTCCGAAGACGAAGCGATGACGATGTTCGGGCCGAATACCTACGCCGAATCCGTGCTGTCCGCTCGAACCTGCAACGATTCCAAACTGAGGGCCAAACTATTCGACCGAGCCGAATCCCTCTGGCCCAGCGTCGAGGATGCCAGCATTGACGAAATCGCCTCACTGCGAGCCGTCCATTTGTCAGCAACCAAACGCCCGGACGAAGCGATTGAATGGCTGGAAGGCTTCGTAAAACAGTCGGCAAACAGTGACAGAATCGAAATCCGAAAGCAGCTAGCTCAATTGCAACAGCAGCAATCGAAATTCGCAGACGCATTGCAGCAATGGCGAGCCGTCCTGTATCTGGATCCCAATGATGCCCAGGCTCGCGCAGCGATCACGAAGCTTCAATCGATGAAATCGCCTGAATAA
- a CDS encoding FG-GAP repeat protein, giving the protein MLLKDWLKCLTGERRSQRRLMSASWRHAETSASVQLLEPRQLLSATNSLSESSLADISGPQLAVIKTGVHSELAISIADDVNRRVQIAGLRTAIANSEKAVTLVQTAEGAVEAIESLLIEVRNLTIDSADTGVHHQDVLAANQLEIEYALDAIDRIANSTQFGRKVLLDGSASVEATSTNSAVSFLRGTSDTTVGMYFMTVTTAAERAHVSASTAQGDSILAGDETLTVNDVELTLTAGLTQNQVVDRINEFTTQTGVKAEIDTANGGVTRLFSEDFGKDAEVFAISNVAASESSSGIGTDVLRDDGEDIVATVGGSSFNGSGNLLTVDSGAAKGLSIQIAASSDAVTTGTAVTSTLFVTDNTLQFQIGPNANQTASLSIDRVNPVALGFGIGGNRFHNLSEIDVTSTGRSQDSLSVVDSAINDIINLRVKLRAFRTYTLEATANSLRTTLEIMVNAESVISVPHFPRIFAHISVGGAGDINGDGFDDLIIRSSFTGETYVVFGGKLTLRLDGDAFSFDIDNSQSSTIAGVEAIDISGSGANTLTLNALDVLELSRDSNTLMVFRDRHDTVNIGTGWTQQPDEIAGAATFEVFTLGAATLKVQESDTVGDLDGDGDFDANDSFLIHLIQLSGTGLQIEQSKGNGLLTATQIRSAATKLNAASDVDGDGDFDASDSFLIHLVKLAGTDTQIDQSKGRSSLSAAKIRANINALSGVTVPAEADANSVLLKSDQLTVPERSSVVEMVQPTTTFAGIELSERELFEFVRSVTDVVPNAPTAVSEWNSVPQSVWDDFRHWIDAI; this is encoded by the coding sequence ATGTTGCTAAAGGATTGGCTGAAGTGTCTGACCGGTGAACGTCGTAGCCAGCGTCGGCTGATGAGTGCTTCGTGGCGACACGCTGAAACGTCCGCATCTGTGCAGCTACTGGAGCCACGGCAGTTGTTGTCTGCCACCAATTCTCTGTCTGAATCATCGTTAGCTGATATTAGCGGGCCTCAACTTGCTGTTATTAAAACTGGCGTTCATTCGGAATTGGCGATCAGCATCGCTGACGACGTGAACCGGCGAGTTCAGATCGCGGGGCTTCGGACAGCGATTGCCAACTCCGAAAAGGCCGTGACTTTAGTGCAAACCGCGGAAGGTGCCGTGGAGGCAATTGAGTCATTGCTGATCGAGGTACGAAATCTGACCATCGATTCCGCCGACACTGGTGTGCATCATCAGGACGTATTGGCTGCCAATCAGTTGGAAATCGAATACGCGTTGGATGCGATCGACCGAATTGCGAATAGCACTCAGTTCGGTAGAAAGGTGCTGCTGGATGGCTCGGCCAGTGTGGAAGCTACCTCAACCAACAGTGCTGTTTCGTTCCTGAGAGGGACGTCTGACACGACCGTCGGAATGTACTTCATGACTGTAACAACGGCTGCTGAACGAGCTCACGTTTCGGCCAGCACCGCCCAGGGCGATAGCATACTTGCCGGCGACGAAACTCTGACTGTCAATGATGTGGAGCTCACATTAACTGCGGGGCTGACACAGAACCAGGTTGTGGATCGCATTAACGAATTTACGACTCAAACAGGTGTGAAAGCAGAAATCGATACTGCCAATGGCGGCGTCACCCGTCTGTTCAGCGAAGACTTCGGTAAAGATGCAGAGGTTTTTGCCATTTCCAACGTTGCGGCTTCTGAGTCAAGCAGCGGTATTGGAACCGATGTGCTTAGAGACGACGGTGAAGATATCGTCGCCACAGTCGGGGGATCGTCGTTCAATGGTTCAGGCAATCTGCTGACCGTAGATTCCGGAGCGGCGAAAGGGCTGTCAATTCAGATTGCTGCCAGCAGCGACGCTGTGACGACCGGCACCGCCGTTACGTCGACACTGTTTGTGACAGACAACACTCTGCAGTTTCAGATTGGACCGAACGCGAACCAGACGGCCAGTCTTTCAATCGACCGCGTCAATCCGGTTGCCCTCGGATTTGGGATAGGTGGGAATCGCTTTCACAATCTAAGCGAAATAGACGTCACGTCGACTGGGCGGTCACAGGATTCACTGTCGGTGGTCGACTCTGCCATCAATGATATCATCAATCTGAGAGTTAAGCTGAGGGCATTTCGGACGTACACGCTCGAAGCGACTGCCAATAGCCTGCGTACGACATTGGAAATCATGGTCAACGCTGAGTCGGTGATAAGTGTTCCCCACTTTCCTCGCATATTCGCCCACATCAGTGTGGGCGGTGCGGGGGATATTAACGGAGACGGCTTCGACGATCTGATTATTCGATCGAGCTTCACCGGTGAGACCTATGTTGTCTTTGGCGGCAAGCTGACCCTCCGTCTGGATGGCGACGCTTTCTCATTCGACATCGACAACAGCCAAAGCAGCACCATCGCTGGCGTGGAAGCCATCGACATTTCCGGCAGCGGCGCAAACACGCTGACACTGAATGCGCTCGACGTGCTGGAACTCAGCAGAGATTCCAACACCTTGATGGTTTTTCGAGACAGGCACGACACCGTGAACATTGGCACTGGCTGGACTCAGCAGCCTGATGAAATCGCTGGTGCGGCAACGTTTGAGGTCTTCACTCTGGGAGCCGCTACGTTGAAAGTCCAGGAGTCGGACACTGTCGGTGACCTTGATGGTGATGGAGACTTTGACGCTAATGATTCGTTTCTGATCCACTTGATCCAACTTTCGGGTACCGGCTTACAGATTGAACAGTCCAAAGGCAACGGGCTTCTCACTGCCACGCAGATTCGGTCTGCCGCCACCAAACTGAATGCGGCGAGCGATGTTGATGGCGACGGAGATTTTGACGCCAGCGATTCCTTTCTGATCCACCTGGTGAAACTCGCGGGAACAGACACCCAAATCGATCAATCCAAAGGTCGTAGTTCGCTGTCCGCAGCAAAGATTCGAGCCAACATTAATGCTCTTTCTGGTGTGACCGTCCCGGCGGAAGCAGATGCCAATTCAGTGCTTCTGAAGTCTGATCAACTAACGGTGCCGGAGCGCAGCAGCGTGGTTGAGATGGTTCAGCCGACAACGACGTTTGCCGGAATTGAGTTGTCCGAGCGGGAGTTGTTTGAATTTGTCAGATCGGTGACCGACGTCGTCCCCAACGCGCCCACGGCTGTATCTGAATGGAACTCGGTGCCACAATCAGTTTGGGACGACTTTCGGCACTGGATCGACGCCATCTGA
- a CDS encoding copper homeostasis protein CutC, which yields MPVLIEVCIDSFASAAAAKAGGADRLEVCSALAIGGTTPSFGLVEQCVADLQMPVMMMIRPHDGGFVYDNDHIETMLGDIEVAKSIGVQGIVFGVLTVQRTIDHQACQRLLDAAENLETTFHRAFDLIPDPLAALHQLESLGINRVLTSGQQSTALAGAGLIRELTDQASSLTVMAGAGVTAENARQVVEQTGVQEIHASASGLATDEQSQGEICFGTQRRITCAEKVRAIKDAVSIAS from the coding sequence GTGCCAGTTCTCATCGAAGTCTGTATTGATTCCTTCGCGTCTGCGGCCGCCGCGAAGGCTGGTGGCGCGGATCGGCTGGAAGTTTGCAGCGCACTCGCCATCGGTGGAACGACGCCGAGTTTTGGCCTGGTCGAACAATGCGTCGCCGATCTGCAGATGCCTGTCATGATGATGATCCGTCCGCACGACGGTGGATTTGTCTACGACAACGATCACATTGAGACGATGCTGGGGGATATTGAAGTTGCCAAATCCATCGGCGTTCAGGGGATTGTTTTCGGAGTTTTGACGGTCCAGCGAACGATCGATCACCAAGCCTGTCAACGATTGCTCGACGCGGCAGAAAATCTGGAAACGACATTCCACCGAGCGTTCGACCTCATCCCGGATCCGCTCGCAGCACTGCACCAACTGGAGTCTCTTGGCATCAATCGAGTGCTCACGTCAGGACAACAGTCCACGGCGTTGGCGGGCGCGGGACTGATTCGCGAATTGACTGATCAAGCCTCTTCGCTGACGGTGATGGCTGGTGCAGGTGTCACTGCTGAGAACGCTCGGCAAGTGGTCGAGCAAACCGGCGTGCAGGAAATCCATGCGAGCGCCAGCGGTCTCGCGACGGACGAGCAATCTCAGGGAGAGATCTGTTTCGGAACGCAACGCCGAATCACCTGCGCAGAAAAGGTCCGCGCTATCAAAGACGCGGTTTCGATAGCATCGTGA